In the Anaerostipes caccae L1-92 genome, TACCTCCTGAATAAAATATATGATATTGTAAGTTTAACACATTTGAGAGAACCCTTACAGCAGATGAAATATCTTTTAGAGGGAAAAGCACTATTGGACAGAGGAAGGCATACAATGTTAAAAAGGCTTGGAGGTTGCTTTACTTGCAGGCATTTTTAGAACCGCTGTCACAGGAAGAGGAACAATATTACTTGAAGAAAAGCCGCCTGGGGGACATGGAGGCCAGGAACATATTAGTAGAACACAATCTCCGTCTGGTTGCCCATATTGTTAAAAAATATAATAACTTTGACAGGGATAAGGACGATCTGATATCCGTGGGAACGATTGGGCTGATCAAAGCGATCAATACCTATAACTTGGAGAAAGGGCACCGGCTGGTGACCTATGCTTCCCGATGCATTGAAAATGAACTGCTCATGATGCTGAGACAGGAAAGAAAAAGTGCAAAGGACACTTCGTTATATGAGCCGATTGGGATTGACAAAGAGGGGAATGAAATTAATCTTTTGGATGTACTGGGGGCGGATGAAAACGATATCGTAGATGAACTGGACCTGAAGGAGAAAATCAGAGACTTGTATAAAATGGTGGATGAGATGGAACCGTCCAGAGAGAAAACGACTCTGATCATGAGATACGGATTATATGGCAAAAAACCCATGACTCAGAAAGAGGTGGCAAAAGAACTTCATATATCGAGATCTTATGTGAGCCGTATTGAAAAAAAAGCTGTTGAGAAGATAAAAAGAAGGTTAAAATTATAATTAGGTTATCTGCCGGAATTGTAAGTTAGATTCCGGCAGTTTCCATTATCTGAAAGTAAACTTAAGTTGATAGAACCCCGAGAAACAGATATAATTGAAAAAACAGAAACAGCCAAAGCCGGGGAGAAAATAAATGAGGATGGAAATTGCAAGACTGTATCGTTCAAGGAGTCAGGAGGCCATGGATCTGGTGTGGGAAACCTTTTTGAAATTTGAAGCACCGGAGTATTCGGAAGAAGGAATCCTTACATTTCATGATTTTATCCGCAATGAGAGAGAATTAGAAAGATTAGAGATCTTTGGAGCGGAAATTGACGGAGCTGTCGTAGGTGTATTAGCGATGAGGGGAAATCATATCAGTCTCTTTTTTGTAGAAGAAAAGATACAAAAACAAGGAATCGGACGAGCCCTTTGGAACTATTTTTTGGCACAGAGCCGGACCGAGCAAATAACAGTGAATGCTTCTCCTTATGCTGTACCAGTCTATGAAAAGCTGGGTTTTCAGGCTGTGGATGACGAACAGCTTACAGATGGGATACGGTATACGCCTATGACACTGAATAGATGAGGGATATAGAAACCAAAATTTATGGAGAAGAATTTCATGAAGTTAGAAATCAGAGAACTGGATAAAAGAGACCATAAAAAAGCAGTTCAATTTGCGGTGAAAGGGATGCATTTTGACTGGTACATGGATAGTAAACTCTTGCTGAATTTATACGGCAGATATTTTTGGTATTTGTCGCTTGCCCGTGCAACTCAGGTGATTGCAGCATATGCGGGGGATATGTTTGCAGGAGTACTGCTTGCTGAAATCAAAGGTGAGGATAAGAAATACCGTTCTTTTTGGAAATCGTTTTACGTGAAAGTATTTGATGTTTTGCAGAACCTTTTTGCGAAAGGAGGTTCCGGCGTCTATGATGAGGCAAACAGGGAAATGTTTACACGTTACTGTAAACAAACTTCGCCGGACGGAGAGATTTTGT is a window encoding:
- the sigK gene encoding RNA polymerase sporulation sigma factor SigK; protein product: MQAFLEPLSQEEEQYYLKKSRLGDMEARNILVEHNLRLVAHIVKKYNNFDRDKDDLISVGTIGLIKAINTYNLEKGHRLVTYASRCIENELLMMLRQERKSAKDTSLYEPIGIDKEGNEINLLDVLGADENDIVDELDLKEKIRDLYKMVDEMEPSREKTTLIMRYGLYGKKPMTQKEVAKELHISRSYVSRIEKKAVEKIKRRLKL
- a CDS encoding GNAT family N-acetyltransferase, which codes for MKLEIRELDKRDHKKAVQFAVKGMHFDWYMDSKLLLNLYGRYFWYLSLARATQVIAAYAGDMFAGVLLAEIKGEDKKYRSFWKSFYVKVFDVLQNLFAKGGSGVYDEANREMFTRYCKQTSPDGEILFLAANPEMKAKGTGSFLLNEFARREKGKNIYLYTDNACTYQFYERRGFQRAGEKDVILKIGHKKIDLQCFLYSKAAE
- a CDS encoding GNAT family N-acetyltransferase, translating into MRMEIARLYRSRSQEAMDLVWETFLKFEAPEYSEEGILTFHDFIRNERELERLEIFGAEIDGAVVGVLAMRGNHISLFFVEEKIQKQGIGRALWNYFLAQSRTEQITVNASPYAVPVYEKLGFQAVDDEQLTDGIRYTPMTLNR